A single genomic interval of Juglans regia cultivar Chandler chromosome 1, Walnut 2.0, whole genome shotgun sequence harbors:
- the LOC108992846 gene encoding probable inactive receptor kinase At2g26730, with the protein MKSQDRTQMNRVSIWVIFFSFFLILHMTNSVEDEVKNSLIDFLSKLSNNNVDPGLNLLWNSTTDPCKDQWPGVFCDSRNASVTKLLLSTLNLNGSLDITSLCNTESLAASLNVLALDGNSIGGGIPAEISNCRQLTRLHLSGNQLSGSLPSSLAMLGNLKRLDISNNNFSGELPELSRISGLTMLLAQNNHLSGKIPKFDFSNFDVFNVSDNNFSGLIPDVGGRFSESSFLGNPELCGDPSPKNCSSLPQEADDKPKSPSTSKILMYSGYIVVALVCLGLIVFKLCKRKAREEEVDAKIKVVEVDDRIRRHGIISNEYKSGVSRSENMDTSYESTLVSSSLIVLESPVVNGLKFEDLLSAPAELLGRGKHGTLYKIIFENGMNLVVKRIKDWIISSNEFKQRMQRMDQVKHPNVLHALGYYCSKEEKLLVYEYQENGSLFRLLHGTHTSQKFDWANRLSVAASIAEALAFMHQELKEDGIAHGNLKSSNILLNGNMEPRISEYGLMVMDTQNGSSLPDSARTNNAFRAFKGDIYGLGVILLELLTGKLVQNNGVDLADWVLSVIREEWTVEVFDRSLISEGASEERMVNLLQVGIKCVNQTPDARPSINQVVVMINTIKDEEERSISFDV; encoded by the exons ATGAAATCTCAAGATCGTACACAAATGAATCGAGTTTCCATCTGGGtgatcttcttttcctttttccttatCCTCCATATGACAAATTCTGTGGAGGACGAGGTTAAGAACTCGCTCATAGACTTTCTTTCCAAACTCTCCAACAATAATGTTGATCCGGGGCTCAATTTGCTTTGGAACTCAACCACTGATCCCTGCAAGGACCAGTGGCCTGGTGTATTCTGCGATAGTCGAAATGCTTCTGTGACAAAGTTACTTCTTTCCACGCTAAATCTCAATGGAAGTCTTGATATCACTTCTCTTTGTAACACGGAGTCCCTTGCTGCATCTCTTAATGTTCTTGCCCTCGATGGCAACAGTATTGGTGGAGGAATCCCAGCTGAGATTTCGAACTGCAGGCAACTCACTCGCTTGCACTTAAGTGGGAACCAACTTTCTGGAAGCCTTCCCAGTTCGCTTGCCATGTTGGGTAATCTAAAAAGACTGGATATTTCGAACAATAACTTCTCTGGTGAGTTGCCAGAGTTGTCCCGGATTTCAGGTCTGACAATGCTCCTCGCTCAAAACAACCATCTGAGTGGAAAGATACCCAAGTTTGACTTCTCCAATTTTGACGTTTTCAACGTTTCCGACAACAACTTCAGCGGCCTTATTCCAGATGTGGGCGGCCGATTCTCTGAAAGCAGCTTCTTGGGCAATCCCGAACTATGCGGAGATCCATCGCCAAAGAATTGTTCATCCCTCCCACAGGAAGCGGACGACAAACCAAAGAGTCCCTCAACCAGTAAGATTCTTATGTACTCAGGCTATATAGTAGTGGCCTTGGTTTGTCTCGGGCTGATCGTTTTCAAGCTGTGCAAAAGAAAAGCtagagaagaagaggttgaTGCAAAGATCAAGGTAGTAGAAGTTGATGACCGCATCAGAAGGCACGGCATAATATCAAACGAGTACAAATCAGGTGTGAGCAGGTCAGAAAATATGGATACCTCATATGAAAGTACGTTGGTTTCCTCCTCGCTGATTGTCCTTGAAAGCCCTGTTGTGAATGGACTAAAATTCGAAGATTTGCTCAGTGCTCCAGCCGAATTGCTTGGAAGAGGAAAGCACGGTACCCTTTATAAGATCATATTTGAGAATGGGATGAATTTAGTTGTCAAGAGGATCAAGGATTGGATCATTTCAAGCAATGAATTTAAGCAGAGGATGCAAAGGATGGACCAAGTGAAGCACCCAAATGTACTGCATGCTCTTGGTTATTATTGTTCCAAAGAGGAGAAGCTTTTGGTCTATGAATATCAGGAAAATGGAAGTCTATTCAGGCTTCTTCATG GAACCCACACGAGCCAAAAATTTGACTGGGCAAACAGACTGTCTGTTGCAGCTAGTATTGCTGAGGCATTAGCCTTCATGCATCAAGAACTGAAAGAAGATGGGATTGCCCACGGTAACTTGAAATCCTCCAACATCTTGCTGAATGGGAACATGGAGCCTCGCATAAGTGAATATGGTCTTATGGTGATGGATACCCAAAATGGCTCATCTCTTCCCGACTCTGCTAGGACCAATAATGCTTTCAGAGCCTTCAAAGGAGACATTTATGGATTGGGTGTCATTCTTCTCGAGCTTCTTACTGGAAAGCTGGTGCAGAATAATGGAGTTGACTTGGCTGACTGGGTTCTCTCGGTTATTCGAGAGGAGTGGACTGTTGAAGTCTTTGACAGGTCCCTGATCTCAGAAGGTGCAAGCGAAGAAAGGATGGTGAACTTGTTGCAGGTGGGGATTAAATGTGTTAATCAAACCCCGGATGCAAGGCCAAGCATAAACCAAGTTGTTGTCATGATCAACACCatcaaagatgaagaagagagaTCCATATCTTTTGACGTTTGA
- the LOC108992856 gene encoding potassium transporter 8-like, translating to MDLEGVIPNQPIKKDSWKTVLILAYQSLGVVYGDLSTSPLYVYKSTFAEDIKHSETNEEIYGVLSFVFWTLTLVPLLKYVFIVLRADDNGEGGTFALYSLLCRHARVNALPNCQLADEELSEYTKHGIESDKGSIGWRLKSTLEKYRVLQKLLLVLALIGTCMVIGDGVLTPAISVFSAVSGVELSMSNEHHRYVEVPVTCIILVFLFALQHYGTHRVGFLFAPVVITWLFCISAIGVYNIFHWNPHVYQALSPYYMYKFLKKTQRGGWMSLGGILLCITGSEAMFADLGHFSQLSIKIAFTCMVYPSLILAYMGQAAYLSKHHVIESHYQIGFYVSVPEKIRWPVLAIAILAAVVGSQAIITGTFSIIKQCSALGCFPRVKIVHTSSKIHGQIYIPEINWILMLLCLAVTIGFRDTKRMGNAAGLAVITVMLVTTCLMSLVIVLCWHRSVFLAICFIFFFGSVEALYFSASLIKFREGAWVPIALSFIFLVVMYIWHYGTLKKYEFDVQNKVPINWLLSLGPRLGIVRVKGIGLIHTELVSGIPAIFSHFVTNLPAFHQVLVFLCIKSVPVPHVRPNERFLVGRVGPKEYRLYRCIARYGYRDVQKDDNEFEKDLVCSIAEFIRSERPANDEGTEDVENDGYMTVVGSSSSNLVGIRMCEDDGNVGEMVGTSELREIHSPKKLRKRVRFVLPKSPQIDRDAREELRELMDAREAGMAFIKGHSYVRAKKGSSLMKRVVINLGYDFLRRNFREPTFALSLPYASTLEVGMVYHV from the exons ATGGATTTGGAGGGTGTGATCCCTAACCAGCCAATCAAG aaAGATTCATGGAAGACAGTGCTAATATTGGCTTATCAGAGCTTGGGCGTTGTCTATGGAGATTTAAGTACTTCTCCTTTATATGTATACAAAAGCACTTTTGCTGAGGATATCAAGCATTCAGAGACTAATGAGGAAATATATGGGGTTTTGTCCTTCGTGTTCTGGACACTCACGCTGGTACCGCTACTCAAGTATGTGTTTATCGTACTTAGAGCTGATGATAATGGTGAAGGTGGGACTTTTGCTTTGTATTCATTGCTATGCCGGCACGCCCGAGTTAACGCATTGCCCAATTGTCAACTCGCTGATGAGGAACTATCGGAGTACACAAAACACGGGATTGAATCCGATAAGGGAAGTATAGGGTGGAGGTTAAAGTCGACATTGGAGAAGTATAGAGTGCTGCAAAAGTTACTGCTTGTTCTGGCTTTGATTGGGACTTGTATGGTCATTGGAGATGGGGTGCTCACACCAGCAATTTCTG TGTTTTCGGCTGTGTCCGGAGTGGAGCTCTCCATGTCAAACGAGCACCACCGAT ATGTTGAAGTCCCAGTTACTTGCATCATACTGGTCTTCTTGTTTGCTCTCCAGCATTATGGGACCCATCGGGTGGGGTTCCTCTTTGCACCTGTTGTGATTACGTGGCTTTTCTGCATCAGTGCTATTGGTGTGTATAATATCTTCCATTGGAATCCCCATGTTTACCAAGCACTCTCTCCCTACTACATGTACAAATTTTTGAAGAAGACACAACGGGGAGGTTGGATGTCCTTGGGTGGAATTCTTTTGTGCATAACAG GCTCAGAAGCTATGTTTGCTGATCTGGGACACTTCTCACAGTTGTCTATTAAG ATTGCTTTCACCTGTATGGTTTACCCATCCTTGATCCTAGCATATATGGGGCAAGCTGCTTATCTTTCGAAGCATCATGTTATTGAAAGTCACTATCAGATTGGATTCTATGTCTCTGTACCGG AGAAAATAAGATGGCCTGTTCTGGCAATAGCCATACTTGCAGCCGTGGTTGGAAGTCAAGCCATCATCACTGGGACGTTCTCCATAATCAAACAGTGCTCCGCTTTGGGTTGCTTTCCAAGGGTCAAAATTGTCCACACGTCATCTAAAATACATGGCCAAATTTATATTCCGGAGATCAATTGGATTTTAATGCTGTTATGCTTGGCTGTTACTATTGGTTTTAGAGACACAAAACGCATGGGCAATGCAGCAG GTTTGGCAGTTATAACTGTGATGCTCGTGACGACCTGTCTAATGTCTCTAGTTATCGTCCTATGCTGGCACAGAAGTGTCTTCCTAGCCATTTGTTTTATATTCTTCTTCGGCTCCGTTGAAGCACTCTACTTTTCAGCCTCACTCATCAAGTTCCGTGAAGGAGCTTGGGTCCCAATTGCCCTCTCATTTATCTTCCTAGTTGTTATGTATATTTGGCATTATGGCACACTCAAGAAATATGAGTTTGATGTTCAAAATAAGGTACCCATCAACTGGCTCCTCAGTCTTGGTCCTCGTCTTGGAATTGTTCGGGTTAAGGGGATTGGACTTATACATACCGAGCTGGTTTCTGGGATCCCAGCTATTTTCTCTCACTTTGTCACCAATCTCCCAGCTTTTCACCAGGTTTTGGTCTTCCTCTGTATCAAATCTGTCCCGGTGCCACATGTCAGACCTAATGAAAGATTTTTGGTGGGAAGAGTTGGCCCCAAGGAGTACCGGCTCTATAGATGCATAGCACGGTATGGCTATCGGGATGTTCAGAAGGATGACAACGAGTTTGAAAAAGATCTCGTGTGTAGCATTGCAGAATTCATCCGGTCAGAGAGACCAGCAAACGATGAGGGAACAGAAGATGTGGAGAATGATGGATATATGACAGTTGTGGGGAGTTCATCATCAAACCTAGTAGGTATAAGAATGTGTGAGGATGATGGAAATGTTGGAGAAATGGTAGGCACTTCGGAGTTAAGGGAGATTCACTCCCCAAAAAAGCTTAGGAAGAGGGTGAGATTTGTTTTGCCAAAGAGTCCACAGATTGATAGGGATGCTCGTGAGGAGTTGCGAGAACTAATGGATGCTAGGGAGGCAGGAATGGCATTTATAAAGGGGCATTCATATGTGAGAGCAAAGAAAGGATCCAGTCTGATGAAGAGAGTGGTGATTAATCTCGGTTACGATTTCTTAAGGAGAAACTTTAGGGAACCAACTTTTGCTTTGAGCCTTCCTTATGCATCCACTCTAGAGGTGGGAATGGTGTACCATGTTTAA
- the LOC108992889 gene encoding RING-H2 finger protein ATL46-like: MPWIQHQFQQKDGYLSYPPPFSPSSSSPYTGTFHKESTPSSSGTRISPALLFVIVILAVLFFISGLLHLLVRFLVKHPSSSASTQSSRNPEISSSDVLQRQLQQLFHLHDSGLDQAFIDALPVFQYKEIVGLKEPFDCAVCLCEFSGKDKLRLLPMCSHAFHINCIDTWLLSNSTCPLCRGTLFTPEFSVETPNFDFDDLREDGWSGNGENRYTSGKTLEMEEIVVEKGVFPVRLGKFKQLNVGTGEAGEGETSSSNLDARRCYSMGSYQYVLGNSDLQVALCHDRQLHDIKLINGLENKGNSPVHDGVEGKKISTVTKGESYSVSKIWQWSKKGRFSSSSDAQMGMPPSLNMELPRMSKAQGT, encoded by the coding sequence ATGCCTTGGATTCAGCATCAATTCCAGCAAAAAGATGGTTATTTGAGCTACCCACCTCCTTTTTCtccttcatcttcatctccgtATACTGGCACTTTTCATAAAGAATCAACTCCTTCATCATCTGGTACTAGAATAAGTCCAGCTCTTCTTTTCGTTATCGTAATTCTGGCCGTACTATTTTTCATCTCTGGTCTACTCCACCTGCTTGTTAGATTTCTCGTAAAGCACCCATCTTCCTCAGCATCTACTCAATCCAGTAGAAACCCAGAAATTTCAAGCTCCGATGTTCTACAGAGACAGCTACAACAACTCTTCCATCTCCATGACTCTGGTCTAGATCAAGCATTTATAGATGCTCTTCCTGTTTTCCAGTATAAGGAGATAGTCGGACTCAAAGAGCCATTTGATTGTGCCGTTTGTCTCTGTGAGTTTTCTGGAAAGGACAAGCTCAGATTGCTTCCTATGTGTAGCCATGCTTTCCATATCAATTGTATAGACACCTGGCTCCTATCAAATTCAACATGTCCTCTTTGTAGAGGAACCCTCTTCACTCCCGAGTTTTCTgttgaaaccccaaattttgattttgatgattTAAGAGAAGATGGGTGGTCTGGCAATGGTGAAAATCGGTACACTTCTGGGAAGACTCTGGAAATGGAGGAAATTGTTGTTGAAAAGGGGGTTTTCCCAGTGAGACTCGGTAAGTTCAAGCAGCTAAATGTTGGGACAGGGGAAGCTGGAGAGGGAGAGACAAGTAGCAGTAATTTAGATGCAAGAAGATGTTATTCAATGGGATCATATCAGTATGTACTTGGCAATTCAGACCTCCAGGTTGCCTTGTGCCATGATCGACAACTCCATGATATAAAACTCATAAACGGTTTAGAAAATAAAGGGAATTCCCCAGTTCATGACGGTGTGGAAGGGAAGAAAATTAGCACTGTGACCAAAGGCGAGAGCTATTCTGTTTCCAAGATCTGGCAGTGGTCAAAGAAAGGCAGATTTTCAAGTTCCTCAGATGCCCAGATGGGCATGCCTCCTTCTCTTAATATGGAATTGCCACGGATGAGTAAAGCACAAGGGACATGA
- the LOC108992893 gene encoding uncharacterized protein LOC108992893 isoform X1 has product MRNWVILALIFVVLFGGFSSASATHPAKIVSGVVSNVVSALIKWLWTQKFITKTAVSNRSMMKFEAGYTVETVFDGSKLGIEPYSVEVAPSGELLVLDSENSNMYKISTPLSRYSRPKLVAGSPEGYSGHVDGKPREARMNHPKGLTVDDKGNIYIADTSNMAIRKIADSGVTTIAGGAWDRGGGHVDGPSEDAKFSNDFDVIYVGASCSLLVIDRGNRAIREIQLNDDDCSYQDDSTFHLGIAVLVAAGVFGYMLALLQRRVQVMFSSKNNSRAPITKGSPVGPYQRPPKSVRPPLIPPEDEPERPEEGFFSSLGKLVLNTGSSVAEMFGGLFSGSRRKPLLHHQHYQQLNKHSSAWPMQESFVIPDEDEPPPSIETRPPTPKKTYPFMTKDLERNHNIKQSQAYYNGWDGDYRQQHQYMQHLQQQQHRQQHQQQQQHHHRHFSSGPQTYYEKSCETNEIVFGAVQEQDGRREAVVIKAVDYGDPIYNHHNIRPRFNYTGYSHGHPSSSAALF; this is encoded by the exons ATGAGAAATTGGGTCATTTTGGCTCTTATTTTTGTCGTTCTTTTTGGTGGGTTTTCTTCAGCTTCAGCTACACATCCTGCAA AAATTGTTAGTGGGGTCGTCTCCAATGTGGTCTCTGCTCTTATTAAGTGGCTGTGGACACAGAAGTTCATCACTAAGACAG CGGTTTCTAATCGTTCGATGATGAAATTTGAGGCGGGATACACGGTGGAGACGGTATTTGATGGAAGTAAGCTTGGCATTGAACCATACTCAGTTGAGGTGGCCCCAAGTGGGGAGCTTCTTGTTTTGGATTCTGAAAACAGTAATATGTACAAGATCTCAACTCCATTGTCTCGTT ATAGCAGGCCCAAGCTGGTTGCTGGATCTCCTGAAGGGTATTCTGGGCATGTAGATGGGAAGCCAAGAGAGGCAAGGATGAACCACCCAAAAGGACTTACCGTGGATGATAAGGGAAACATTTACATTGCAGACACTTCAAATATGGCTATTAGGAAGATCGCTGATTCAG GGGTAACAACTATTGCAGGTGGAGCATGGGACCGAGGAGGTGGTCATGTTGACGGTCCAAGTGAAGATGCAAAGTTTTCGAATGATTTTGATGTGATTTATGTTGGAGCTAGCTGTTCACTTTTGGTTATAGACAGAGGAAACCGGGCAATTCGAGAGATCCAACTAAATGATGATGACTGTTCTTACCAGGATGATAGTACTTTCCATTTAG GGATAGCAGTTCTTGTTGCAGCTGGGGTTTTTGGTTACATGCTGGCATTGCTGCAACGAAGGGTGCAAGTAatgttttcttccaaaaat AATTCAAGAGCACCAATAACGAAAGGTTCACCAGTGGGACCATATCAGAGACCTCCTAAATCAGTGAGGCCCCCCTTGATTCCACCTGAAGATGAACCTGAAAGACCAGAAGAGGGATTCTTTAGTTCTCTTGGGAAGCTTGTCCTCAACACTGGCTCATCTGTAGCTGAGATGTTTGGGGGATTATTTTCAGGCTCCAGAAGAAAGCCCCTCCTCCATCATCAGCACTACCAACAACTGAACAAACATTCAAGTGCATGGCCCATGCAGGAGAGCTTTGTGATACCTGACGAGGATGAGCCACCACCATCAATAGAAACTAGACCACCTACACCAAAAAAGACCTACCCTTTTATGACCAAGGACCTGGAGAGGAACCACAATATCAAGCAAAGTCAAGCTTACTATAATGGCTGGGATGGCGATTACCGCCAACAACATCAGTACATGCAGCATCTGCAACAACAGCAGCATAGGCAGCAGCATCAGCAACAACAGCAGCATCATCACAGGCATTTTTCATCTGGCCCACAAACTTACTATGAGAAGAGCTGCGAAACGAATGAAATAGTCTTTGGGGCAGTTCAAGAGCAGGATGGACGGCGAGAAGCTGTGGTAATAAAGGCTGTTGACTATGGAGATCCTATCTATAATCACCATAATATTAGACCCCGATTTAATTACACGGGTTACTCTCATGGACATCCATCATCGAGTGCTGCTTTATTTTAG
- the LOC108992893 gene encoding uncharacterized protein LOC108992893 isoform X2, with amino-acid sequence MRNWVILALIFVVLFGGFSSASATHPAKIVSGVVSNVVSALIKWLWTQKFITKTAVSNRSMMKFEAGYTVETVFDGSKLGIEPYSVEVAPSGELLVLDSENSNMYKISTPLSRYSRPKLVAGSPEGYSGHVDGKPREARMNHPKGLTVDDKGNIYIADTSNMAIRKIADSGVTTIAGGAWDRGGGHVDGPSEDAKFSNDFDVIYVGASCSLLVIDRGNRAIREIQLNDDDCSYQDDSTFHLGIAVLVAAGVFGYMLALLQRRVQNSRAPITKGSPVGPYQRPPKSVRPPLIPPEDEPERPEEGFFSSLGKLVLNTGSSVAEMFGGLFSGSRRKPLLHHQHYQQLNKHSSAWPMQESFVIPDEDEPPPSIETRPPTPKKTYPFMTKDLERNHNIKQSQAYYNGWDGDYRQQHQYMQHLQQQQHRQQHQQQQQHHHRHFSSGPQTYYEKSCETNEIVFGAVQEQDGRREAVVIKAVDYGDPIYNHHNIRPRFNYTGYSHGHPSSSAALF; translated from the exons ATGAGAAATTGGGTCATTTTGGCTCTTATTTTTGTCGTTCTTTTTGGTGGGTTTTCTTCAGCTTCAGCTACACATCCTGCAA AAATTGTTAGTGGGGTCGTCTCCAATGTGGTCTCTGCTCTTATTAAGTGGCTGTGGACACAGAAGTTCATCACTAAGACAG CGGTTTCTAATCGTTCGATGATGAAATTTGAGGCGGGATACACGGTGGAGACGGTATTTGATGGAAGTAAGCTTGGCATTGAACCATACTCAGTTGAGGTGGCCCCAAGTGGGGAGCTTCTTGTTTTGGATTCTGAAAACAGTAATATGTACAAGATCTCAACTCCATTGTCTCGTT ATAGCAGGCCCAAGCTGGTTGCTGGATCTCCTGAAGGGTATTCTGGGCATGTAGATGGGAAGCCAAGAGAGGCAAGGATGAACCACCCAAAAGGACTTACCGTGGATGATAAGGGAAACATTTACATTGCAGACACTTCAAATATGGCTATTAGGAAGATCGCTGATTCAG GGGTAACAACTATTGCAGGTGGAGCATGGGACCGAGGAGGTGGTCATGTTGACGGTCCAAGTGAAGATGCAAAGTTTTCGAATGATTTTGATGTGATTTATGTTGGAGCTAGCTGTTCACTTTTGGTTATAGACAGAGGAAACCGGGCAATTCGAGAGATCCAACTAAATGATGATGACTGTTCTTACCAGGATGATAGTACTTTCCATTTAG GGATAGCAGTTCTTGTTGCAGCTGGGGTTTTTGGTTACATGCTGGCATTGCTGCAACGAAGGGTGCAA AATTCAAGAGCACCAATAACGAAAGGTTCACCAGTGGGACCATATCAGAGACCTCCTAAATCAGTGAGGCCCCCCTTGATTCCACCTGAAGATGAACCTGAAAGACCAGAAGAGGGATTCTTTAGTTCTCTTGGGAAGCTTGTCCTCAACACTGGCTCATCTGTAGCTGAGATGTTTGGGGGATTATTTTCAGGCTCCAGAAGAAAGCCCCTCCTCCATCATCAGCACTACCAACAACTGAACAAACATTCAAGTGCATGGCCCATGCAGGAGAGCTTTGTGATACCTGACGAGGATGAGCCACCACCATCAATAGAAACTAGACCACCTACACCAAAAAAGACCTACCCTTTTATGACCAAGGACCTGGAGAGGAACCACAATATCAAGCAAAGTCAAGCTTACTATAATGGCTGGGATGGCGATTACCGCCAACAACATCAGTACATGCAGCATCTGCAACAACAGCAGCATAGGCAGCAGCATCAGCAACAACAGCAGCATCATCACAGGCATTTTTCATCTGGCCCACAAACTTACTATGAGAAGAGCTGCGAAACGAATGAAATAGTCTTTGGGGCAGTTCAAGAGCAGGATGGACGGCGAGAAGCTGTGGTAATAAAGGCTGTTGACTATGGAGATCCTATCTATAATCACCATAATATTAGACCCCGATTTAATTACACGGGTTACTCTCATGGACATCCATCATCGAGTGCTGCTTTATTTTAG
- the LOC108992894 gene encoding uncharacterized protein LOC108992894 has protein sequence MSLGQAAETSPTVNDDDTHDLLFANRGCCSWIRCLGSAPGSTIGSSWWERIKKAESEDRWWTRGWKKFREWSELVARPKWNTFVHRFNKNCTGLEASDGHGKFNYDPLSYALNFDEGLGQNNHLDEDYLGRDFSCRYASIPASAKSSMDLGKDAPVFT, from the coding sequence ATGTCATTGGGACAGGCGGCTGAAACCTCCCCAACGGTGAATGACGACGACACTCACGATCTCTTATTCGCTAATAGAGGTTGCTGCTCATGGATTCGGTGCCTGGGCTCCGCGCCAGGCTCCACCATTGGATCATCTTGGTGGGAGCGAATCAAGAAGGCAGAGAGTGAGGACCGGTGGTGGACCCGAGGGTGGAAGAAGTTTCGAGAGTGGTCTGAGCTCGTGGCCCGTCCGAAATGGAACACATTTGTTCACCGGTTCAACAAAAACTGCACTGGATTGGAAGCGTCCGATGGGCATGGGAAATTCAACTATGATCCTTTGAGTTACGCACTGAACTTCGACGAGGGGCTGGGGCAAAACAACCATTTGGATGAGGATTATTTGGGCCGCGACTTCTCGTGCCGATATGCTTCAATTCCAGCTTCAGCTAAGTCGTCGATGGATTTGGGGAAGGACGCGCCAGTGTTCACGTGA